Proteins encoded within one genomic window of Haematobia irritans isolate KBUSLIRL chromosome 5, ASM5000362v1, whole genome shotgun sequence:
- the LOC142238367 gene encoding uncharacterized protein LOC142238367 codes for MFTKLVILSLAALAWAKPQAAQYPAGVNPQDCPGFPICDNARLHNPNKWQQPAWQPQPAWQPQPQWGAPAPAWQPQPQWGAPAPAAGGDKYPAGVNPHTCPNYPFCDVNAGGAAAPAPPLPGWTERQYPAGVSPHTCPNFPYCT; via the exons ATGTTCACGAAATTG GTCATTTTGTCTTTGGCTGCTTTGGCTTGGGCCAAACCACAAGCTGCGCAATACCCTGCCGGCGTTAACCCTCAGGACTGTCCCGGCTTCCCCATCTGTGATAATGCTCGTCTCCACAATCCCAACAAATGGCAACAACCTGCCTGGCAACCACAACCCGCATGGCAACCACAACCCCAATGGGGAGCCCCTGCCCCAGCCTGGCAACCACAACCTCAATGGGGTGCTCCAGCACCTGCTGCCGGTGGTGATAAATACCCAGCTGGTGTGAATCCTCACACTTGCCCCAACTATCCCTTCTGTGATGTAAATGCTGGTGGTGCTGCTGCCCCCGCTCCCCCACTACCTGGATGGACTGAACGTCAATACCCTGCCGGTGTTAGCCCACACACTTGCCCCAACTTCCCCTACTGCACATAA
- the LOC142238884 gene encoding uncharacterized protein LOC142238884 has product MTTFKIIMLLAAMLGLACGSPGGFFGKHEHHTIHVPYKIHTIHHHHVQKVPVIKEVVKEVPVEKLVVKQVVKEVPVEKIVHVPVEKVVHVPVHVPIHVHHESHGHGHGHGSSYGGDHSSEYLVSSSDYHKGWSSSGW; this is encoded by the exons atgcTCTTGGCAGCTATGCTTGGCTTGGCTTGTGGCTCTCCAGGAGGCTTCTTTGGCAAACA CGAACATCATACTATCCACGTGCCATATAAAATTCACAccattcatcatcatcatgtgcAAAAGGTTCCCGTAATTAAGGAAGTTGTCAAAGAGGTTCCTGTAGAGAAACTTGTGGTCAAGCAAGTCGTCAAAGAGGTTCCTGTTGAGAAAATCGTTCATGTACCCGTTGAAAAAGTTGTCCATGTCCCCGTTCATGTTCCCATACATGTTCATCATGAAAGTCATGGTCATGGTCATGGCCATGGTAGTAGCTATGGTGGCGATCACAGCAGTGAATATTTGGTTAGCAGCAGTGATTATCATAAAGGTTGGTCCTCATCTGGATGGTAA